One region of Centropristis striata isolate RG_2023a ecotype Rhode Island chromosome 3, C.striata_1.0, whole genome shotgun sequence genomic DNA includes:
- the LOC131968096 gene encoding uncharacterized protein LOC131968096, producing MAGEVTPPTEVLTVSQHGEACDAPPPFSPVSGLMKTSETERVIHVKEDSDVVLPCSLSTKENIEFKLFDWKKAAQKDEPMKEVFFYDAGVHHNNGREVIVHIVFTGACPKPSVRIFDQTKDGVLLQCEVNGTYPKPELQWKDSAGNNLTAGEPQVTEITEKDGTRYDVTLKITVTRSDYFRCVATQPEIYNQIASDKIYASPKVKNRFPTWIIVGLVLGLVLSVVAVVACFKLSRKSKYVKATVSLYREPPTCKTGPHHEENVSCDLEPGMTLKVLHSVPTFWDAGSAFRSPAGGATIRPYLSQDKMRRLLWKPISTSYENK from the exons ATGGCGGGAGAGGTGACCCCGCCCACTGAGGTGTTGACGGTTTCACAGCATGGCGAGGCTTGTGATGCACCACCTCCCTTCTCTCCAGTATCTGGCTTGATGAAAACTTCAGAAACCGAAA GAGTCATCCACGTGAAAGAGGACAGTGATGTTGTTTTACCGTGTTCCCTCAGCACCAAGGAGAACATCGAGTTCAAGCTGTTTGACTGGAAGAAAGCTGCTCAGAAAGATGAACCTATGAAGGAGGTGTTCTTCTACGATGCAGGCGTCCATCACAACAATGGACGTGAAG TTATTGTtcatattgtgtttacaggtgcTTGTCCAAAACCATCTGTCAGAATATTTGATCAGACAAAGGATGGGGTGCTGCTGCAGTGTGAAGTTAATGGTACTTACCCAAAACCAGAACTCCAGTGGAAGGATAGCGCTGGAAACAATCTGACTGCTGGAGAGCCACAGGtcacagaaataacagaaaaggaTGGTACACGCTACGATGTTACCCTCAAAATCACAGTGACCAGGAGTGACTACTTCAGATGCGTTGCCACACAACCTGAAATCTACAATCAGATTGCATCTGATAAGATCTATGCGTCTCCCAAGG TGAAGAACAGATTCCCCACATGGATAATCGTAGGGTTGGTTCTCGGATTGGTGCTTTCTGTAGTGGCTGTTGTAGCTTGTTTCAAACTCAGCAGAAAATCAAAATATGTCAAAGCTACGGTAAGTTTATACAGAGAGCCACCGACTTGTAAAA cAGGTCCTCATCatgaagaaaatgtttcatgtgACCTAGAACCTGGCATGACCCTAAAAG ttttacacagcgtcccaactttttgggacgCTGGAAGTGCCTTCAgaagtccagcagggggcgccaccaTCCGGCCCTATCTATCTCaagacaaaatgagacgacttctatggaagcccatttcaacaagttatgaaaataaatag